A stretch of the Solanum dulcamara chromosome 6, daSolDulc1.2, whole genome shotgun sequence genome encodes the following:
- the LOC129891215 gene encoding protein APEM9: MGMEGAQSFPTWEEIELSESYLVCCMFQEAAALSSSIIEQLVDKNAKTNQDNCELGDMLESAAMILVQSSKELGRTSEILKQLKVLFGSVTAIPAQVFLTGVCLQIPDGPSAEVQELLEEFLMKWRYVDGKYYTVASMEADVPYMEEFSNQISLGVDKYLEIIELYVITFLGRILGNLDLAISWVEKSPLPEEKRQDLLRQLHSMNTLKLGSSSQSSALPLQIDKCPTDSTSLIEEKSCNGTENILEHKDQSKGENTTKQSILEFSRRRTPFWWFRTITLKFGSSRLVLSNGSIFLGFLAALVYYILRKKQASLWSVLKRQASSTKKAFIDFWQLAFSYQVNPLAAVQPLPPATRGSR, translated from the exons ATGGGTATGGAGGGTGCACAATCTTTTCCGACTTGGGAAGAAATTGAACTTTCAGAAAG TTATCTTGTGTGTTGTATGTTCCAAGAAGCAGCAGCTTTGTCTTCCTCAATTATTGAGCAATTAGTTGACAAAAATGCTAAAACTAATCAAGACAATTGCGAATTGGGTGATATGTTGGAATCAGCTGCAATGATTTTGGTGCAGTCCTCAAAAGAGCTGGGGAG GACATCAGAAATACTGAAGCAGCTGAAAGTGCTATTTGGTTCTGTCACTGCTATTCCTGCCCAAGTTTTCCTTACTGG GGTGTGTCTCCAGATACCAGATGGCCCTTCTGCTGAAGTTCAAGAACTTCTAGAGGAATTCCTTATGAAGTGGAGATATGTTGATGGAAAGTATTATACTGTTGCAAGTATGGAAGCTGATGTACCTTACATGGAAGAATTTAGCAATCAGATTTCCCTTGGAGTTGATAAGTATCTGGAAATTATTGAGCTCTATGTGATAACCTTTTTGGGGAGGATTCTAGGAAATTTGGATCTTGCTATATCTTGGGTTGAGAAATCCCCTCTACCAGAGGAGAAGAGGCAG GATCTTTTGAGGCAGTTGCACTCCATGAATACTTTAAAGCTTGGCAGCTCTTCGCAGTCCTCTGCATTACCGCTCCAAATAGATAAATGTCCAACTGATTCCACTTCCCTGATTGAAGAAAAATCATGCAATGGGacagaaaatattttggaaCACAAAGACCAGTCTAAGGGAGAGAACACCACAAAACAATCAATTCTGGAGTTTTCTAGACGGAGAACTCCATTTTGGTGGTTTCGTACAATCACTTTGAAGTTCGGAAGCAGTCGCTTGGTCTTATCAAATGGAAGCATCTTTCTTGGTTTTCTGGCAGCACTTGTTTACTATATTCTGCGGAAAAAACAAGCCTCTTTATGGAG CGTTCTTAAGAGACAAGCTTCATCTACGAAGAAAGCTTTCATTGACTTCTGGCAACTTGCATTCTCGTATCAAGTGAACCCTCTTGCTGCTGTTCAACCACTCCCGCCTGCGACACGTGGAAGCCGGTGA